The following coding sequences lie in one Oncorhynchus kisutch isolate 150728-3 linkage group LG17, Okis_V2, whole genome shotgun sequence genomic window:
- the LOC109907579 gene encoding asialoglycoprotein receptor 1 isoform X1 — MSEGIVHADVKFKKHQKTEGKDGATASTGNDATYSEISIPKAGRNQTSTDTDAGDPDSQEGSKVRAGGCDPVKVVLVSLCFLLMGMVIGLRFLYISNLPTKNTELQILQAAYNLNLTDLEKAFTSALMITRELQELQVKNKDLQEKERAVWQQNEELRRQRTPPSCPTNTGNNDCPQPMNCAEGWEYYGGKCYYFSPDKLTWAQSRDECVTRGGHLVIIGSQEEQKFLDQKIGTKISTDPEDKFWIGLTDSINENEWLWVDNSSLSTSFWLGDQEPDDWKEENPDGEDCARMGVQGGTKDGKSWLDVNCNKTQRRICETKSPL; from the exons ATGTCTGAAGGAATAGTCCACGCTGATGTGAAGTTCAAAAAGCACCAAAAGACTGAAGGAAAAGATGGTG CAACAGCATCCACAGGGAATGATGCCACGTACTCTGAAATCTCAATTCCCAAAGCCGGACGCAACCAGACATCTACCGACActgatg CTGGTGACCCTGATTCTCAGgaggggtcaaaggtcagagcAGGTGGATGTGACCCTGTCAAAGTGGTCCTGgtgtctctctgttttcttctGATGGGGATGGTCATTGGACTtcggtttctgt ATATCAGCAACCTGCCAACCAAAAACACAGAGCTCCAAATTCTGCAAGCGGCTTACAATCTAAATCTTACAGATTTGGAAAAAGCTTTTACCTCAG CTTTAATGATCACAAGAGAGCTTCAAGAACTGCAAGTCAAGAACAAAGATCTTCAGGAGAAGGAACGTGCAG TTTGGCAACAAAATGAAGAATTGAGAAGGCAGAGAACTCCACCCTCTTGCCCTACAAACACAG GGAATAATGACTGTCCTCAACCTATGAACTGTGCTGAAGGCTGGGAGTATTATGGGGGGAAGTGCTATTACTTCTCCCCTGATAAACTGACCTGGGCTCAGAGTCGGGATGAGTGTGTCACCAGGGGGGGACACCTTGTCATCATAGGGAGCCAAGAGGAGCAG AAATTCTTAGATCAGAAAATTGGTACAAAAATAAGTACGGATCCTGAAGACAAGTTCTGGATTGGGCTGACGGACAGTATAAACGAGAATGAGTGGTTATGGGTGGACAATTCATCTCTAAGCACAAG CTTCTGGCTTGGTGACCAGGAGCCAGATGACTGGAAAGAAGAGAATCCCGACGGTGAAGACTGTGCTAGAATGGGGGTACAGGGTGGTACTAAAGACGGCAAGAGTTGGTTGGATGTCAACTGTAATAAGACTCAAAGAAGAATATGTGAGACAAAATCCCCCTTGTGA
- the LOC109907579 gene encoding C-type lectin domain family 4 member F isoform X3 has translation MSEGIVHADVKFKKHQKTEGKDGAGDPDSQEGSKVRAGGCDPVKVVLVSLCFLLMGMVIGLRFLYISNLPTKNTELQILQAAYNLNLTDLEKAFTSALMITRELQELQVKNKDLQEKERAVWQQNEELRRQRTPPSCPTNTGNNDCPQPMNCAEGWEYYGGKCYYFSPDKLTWAQSRDECVTRGGHLVIIGSQEEQKFLDQKIGTKISTDPEDKFWIGLTDSINENEWLWVDNSSLSTSFWLGDQEPDDWKEENPDGEDCARMGVQGGTKDGKSWLDVNCNKTQRRICETKSPL, from the exons ATGTCTGAAGGAATAGTCCACGCTGATGTGAAGTTCAAAAAGCACCAAAAGACTGAAGGAAAAGATGGTG CTGGTGACCCTGATTCTCAGgaggggtcaaaggtcagagcAGGTGGATGTGACCCTGTCAAAGTGGTCCTGgtgtctctctgttttcttctGATGGGGATGGTCATTGGACTtcggtttctgt ATATCAGCAACCTGCCAACCAAAAACACAGAGCTCCAAATTCTGCAAGCGGCTTACAATCTAAATCTTACAGATTTGGAAAAAGCTTTTACCTCAG CTTTAATGATCACAAGAGAGCTTCAAGAACTGCAAGTCAAGAACAAAGATCTTCAGGAGAAGGAACGTGCAG TTTGGCAACAAAATGAAGAATTGAGAAGGCAGAGAACTCCACCCTCTTGCCCTACAAACACAG GGAATAATGACTGTCCTCAACCTATGAACTGTGCTGAAGGCTGGGAGTATTATGGGGGGAAGTGCTATTACTTCTCCCCTGATAAACTGACCTGGGCTCAGAGTCGGGATGAGTGTGTCACCAGGGGGGGACACCTTGTCATCATAGGGAGCCAAGAGGAGCAG AAATTCTTAGATCAGAAAATTGGTACAAAAATAAGTACGGATCCTGAAGACAAGTTCTGGATTGGGCTGACGGACAGTATAAACGAGAATGAGTGGTTATGGGTGGACAATTCATCTCTAAGCACAAG CTTCTGGCTTGGTGACCAGGAGCCAGATGACTGGAAAGAAGAGAATCCCGACGGTGAAGACTGTGCTAGAATGGGGGTACAGGGTGGTACTAAAGACGGCAAGAGTTGGTTGGATGTCAACTGTAATAAGACTCAAAGAAGAATATGTGAGACAAAATCCCCCTTGTGA
- the LOC109907579 gene encoding CD209 antigen-like protein D isoform X5, which produces MSEGIVHADVKFKKHQKTEGKDGASTGNDATYSEISIPKAGRNQTSTDTDDISNLPTKNTELQILQAAYNLNLTDLEKAFTSALMITRELQELQVKNKDLQEKERAVWQQNEELRRQRTPPSCPTNTGNNDCPQPMNCAEGWEYYGGKCYYFSPDKLTWAQSRDECVTRGGHLVIIGSQEEQKFLDQKIGTKISTDPEDKFWIGLTDSINENEWLWVDNSSLSTSFWLGDQEPDDWKEENPDGEDCARMGVQGGTKDGKSWLDVNCNKTQRRICETKSPL; this is translated from the exons ATGTCTGAAGGAATAGTCCACGCTGATGTGAAGTTCAAAAAGCACCAAAAGACTGAAGGAAAAGATGGTG CATCCACAGGGAATGATGCCACGTACTCTGAAATCTCAATTCCCAAAGCCGGACGCAACCAGACATCTACCGACActgatg ATATCAGCAACCTGCCAACCAAAAACACAGAGCTCCAAATTCTGCAAGCGGCTTACAATCTAAATCTTACAGATTTGGAAAAAGCTTTTACCTCAG CTTTAATGATCACAAGAGAGCTTCAAGAACTGCAAGTCAAGAACAAAGATCTTCAGGAGAAGGAACGTGCAG TTTGGCAACAAAATGAAGAATTGAGAAGGCAGAGAACTCCACCCTCTTGCCCTACAAACACAG GGAATAATGACTGTCCTCAACCTATGAACTGTGCTGAAGGCTGGGAGTATTATGGGGGGAAGTGCTATTACTTCTCCCCTGATAAACTGACCTGGGCTCAGAGTCGGGATGAGTGTGTCACCAGGGGGGGACACCTTGTCATCATAGGGAGCCAAGAGGAGCAG AAATTCTTAGATCAGAAAATTGGTACAAAAATAAGTACGGATCCTGAAGACAAGTTCTGGATTGGGCTGACGGACAGTATAAACGAGAATGAGTGGTTATGGGTGGACAATTCATCTCTAAGCACAAG CTTCTGGCTTGGTGACCAGGAGCCAGATGACTGGAAAGAAGAGAATCCCGACGGTGAAGACTGTGCTAGAATGGGGGTACAGGGTGGTACTAAAGACGGCAAGAGTTGGTTGGATGTCAACTGTAATAAGACTCAAAGAAGAATATGTGAGACAAAATCCCCCTTGTGA
- the LOC109907579 gene encoding asialoglycoprotein receptor 1 isoform X2, with protein sequence MSEGIVHADVKFKKHQKTEGKDGASTGNDATYSEISIPKAGRNQTSTDTDAGDPDSQEGSKVRAGGCDPVKVVLVSLCFLLMGMVIGLRFLYISNLPTKNTELQILQAAYNLNLTDLEKAFTSALMITRELQELQVKNKDLQEKERAVWQQNEELRRQRTPPSCPTNTGNNDCPQPMNCAEGWEYYGGKCYYFSPDKLTWAQSRDECVTRGGHLVIIGSQEEQKFLDQKIGTKISTDPEDKFWIGLTDSINENEWLWVDNSSLSTSFWLGDQEPDDWKEENPDGEDCARMGVQGGTKDGKSWLDVNCNKTQRRICETKSPL encoded by the exons ATGTCTGAAGGAATAGTCCACGCTGATGTGAAGTTCAAAAAGCACCAAAAGACTGAAGGAAAAGATGGTG CATCCACAGGGAATGATGCCACGTACTCTGAAATCTCAATTCCCAAAGCCGGACGCAACCAGACATCTACCGACActgatg CTGGTGACCCTGATTCTCAGgaggggtcaaaggtcagagcAGGTGGATGTGACCCTGTCAAAGTGGTCCTGgtgtctctctgttttcttctGATGGGGATGGTCATTGGACTtcggtttctgt ATATCAGCAACCTGCCAACCAAAAACACAGAGCTCCAAATTCTGCAAGCGGCTTACAATCTAAATCTTACAGATTTGGAAAAAGCTTTTACCTCAG CTTTAATGATCACAAGAGAGCTTCAAGAACTGCAAGTCAAGAACAAAGATCTTCAGGAGAAGGAACGTGCAG TTTGGCAACAAAATGAAGAATTGAGAAGGCAGAGAACTCCACCCTCTTGCCCTACAAACACAG GGAATAATGACTGTCCTCAACCTATGAACTGTGCTGAAGGCTGGGAGTATTATGGGGGGAAGTGCTATTACTTCTCCCCTGATAAACTGACCTGGGCTCAGAGTCGGGATGAGTGTGTCACCAGGGGGGGACACCTTGTCATCATAGGGAGCCAAGAGGAGCAG AAATTCTTAGATCAGAAAATTGGTACAAAAATAAGTACGGATCCTGAAGACAAGTTCTGGATTGGGCTGACGGACAGTATAAACGAGAATGAGTGGTTATGGGTGGACAATTCATCTCTAAGCACAAG CTTCTGGCTTGGTGACCAGGAGCCAGATGACTGGAAAGAAGAGAATCCCGACGGTGAAGACTGTGCTAGAATGGGGGTACAGGGTGGTACTAAAGACGGCAAGAGTTGGTTGGATGTCAACTGTAATAAGACTCAAAGAAGAATATGTGAGACAAAATCCCCCTTGTGA
- the LOC109907579 gene encoding CD209 antigen-like protein D isoform X4 encodes MSEGIVHADVKFKKHQKTEGKDGATASTGNDATYSEISIPKAGRNQTSTDTDDISNLPTKNTELQILQAAYNLNLTDLEKAFTSALMITRELQELQVKNKDLQEKERAVWQQNEELRRQRTPPSCPTNTGNNDCPQPMNCAEGWEYYGGKCYYFSPDKLTWAQSRDECVTRGGHLVIIGSQEEQKFLDQKIGTKISTDPEDKFWIGLTDSINENEWLWVDNSSLSTSFWLGDQEPDDWKEENPDGEDCARMGVQGGTKDGKSWLDVNCNKTQRRICETKSPL; translated from the exons ATGTCTGAAGGAATAGTCCACGCTGATGTGAAGTTCAAAAAGCACCAAAAGACTGAAGGAAAAGATGGTG CAACAGCATCCACAGGGAATGATGCCACGTACTCTGAAATCTCAATTCCCAAAGCCGGACGCAACCAGACATCTACCGACActgatg ATATCAGCAACCTGCCAACCAAAAACACAGAGCTCCAAATTCTGCAAGCGGCTTACAATCTAAATCTTACAGATTTGGAAAAAGCTTTTACCTCAG CTTTAATGATCACAAGAGAGCTTCAAGAACTGCAAGTCAAGAACAAAGATCTTCAGGAGAAGGAACGTGCAG TTTGGCAACAAAATGAAGAATTGAGAAGGCAGAGAACTCCACCCTCTTGCCCTACAAACACAG GGAATAATGACTGTCCTCAACCTATGAACTGTGCTGAAGGCTGGGAGTATTATGGGGGGAAGTGCTATTACTTCTCCCCTGATAAACTGACCTGGGCTCAGAGTCGGGATGAGTGTGTCACCAGGGGGGGACACCTTGTCATCATAGGGAGCCAAGAGGAGCAG AAATTCTTAGATCAGAAAATTGGTACAAAAATAAGTACGGATCCTGAAGACAAGTTCTGGATTGGGCTGACGGACAGTATAAACGAGAATGAGTGGTTATGGGTGGACAATTCATCTCTAAGCACAAG CTTCTGGCTTGGTGACCAGGAGCCAGATGACTGGAAAGAAGAGAATCCCGACGGTGAAGACTGTGCTAGAATGGGGGTACAGGGTGGTACTAAAGACGGCAAGAGTTGGTTGGATGTCAACTGTAATAAGACTCAAAGAAGAATATGTGAGACAAAATCCCCCTTGTGA